One stretch of Streptococcus australis DNA includes these proteins:
- the arcA gene encoding arginine deiminase has product MSSHPIQVFSEIGKLKKVMLHRPGKELENLLPDYLERLLFDDIPFLEDAQKEHDAFAQALRDEGIEVLYLEQLTAESLTSPEIRDQFIEEYLDEANIRGRQTKAAIRELLHGIKDNQELVEKTMAGVQKVELPEIPEEAKGLTDLVESDYPFAIDPMPNLYFTRDPFATIGNAVSLNHMYADTRNRETLYGKYIFKHHPIYGGKVELVYNREEDTRIEGGDELVLSKDVLAVGISQRTDAASIEKLLVNIFKKNVGFKKVLAFEFANNRKFMHLDTVFTMVDYDKFTIHPEIEGDLRVYSVTYENEKLKIVEEKGDLAELLAKNLGVEKVHLIRCGGGNIVAAAREQWNDGSNTLTIAPGVVVVYARNTITNKILEEYGLRLIKIRGSELVRGRGGPRCMSMPFEREEV; this is encoded by the coding sequence ATGTCTTCACATCCAATTCAGGTATTCTCAGAAATTGGGAAACTGAAAAAAGTTATGTTGCACCGTCCAGGCAAAGAGTTGGAAAACTTGTTGCCGGACTATCTCGAAAGGCTTCTTTTTGATGACATTCCATTCTTGGAAGATGCTCAAAAAGAACATGACGCATTTGCTCAAGCTCTTCGTGATGAAGGAATTGAGGTCCTTTACCTAGAGCAATTGACTGCTGAATCATTGACTTCCCCAGAAATCCGCGATCAATTTATCGAGGAATATTTAGACGAAGCTAACATCCGTGGTCGTCAAACCAAGGCGGCTATTCGTGAATTGCTTCACGGTATCAAGGACAACCAAGAATTGGTTGAAAAAACTATGGCAGGGGTTCAAAAAGTTGAATTGCCAGAAATTCCTGAAGAAGCAAAAGGCTTAACTGACTTGGTTGAGTCAGACTATCCATTTGCTATTGACCCAATGCCAAACCTCTACTTCACTCGCGACCCATTTGCAACCATTGGTAATGCCGTATCACTTAACCACATGTATGCAGATACTCGTAACCGTGAAACTCTTTATGGTAAATACATTTTCAAACACCATCCAATCTATGGTGGAAAAGTAGAATTAGTCTACAACCGTGAAGAAGATACACGTATTGAAGGTGGAGATGAGCTCGTTCTTTCTAAAGACGTTCTTGCAGTAGGTATCTCTCAACGTACAGATGCAGCTTCGATTGAAAAACTCTTGGTGAACATCTTCAAGAAAAATGTTGGCTTCAAGAAAGTATTGGCATTTGAATTTGCTAACAACCGTAAATTCATGCACTTGGATACTGTCTTCACCATGGTTGACTATGACAAGTTCACAATTCACCCAGAAATCGAAGGCGATCTTCGTGTGTACTCTGTCACTTATGAAAATGAAAAACTCAAGATTGTTGAAGAAAAAGGTGACTTAGCTGAACTTCTTGCGAAGAACCTCGGCGTAGAAAAAGTTCATTTGATCCGTTGCGGTGGTGGCAATATCGTAGCAGCTGCGCGTGAACAATGGAATGACGGTTCCAACACTTTGACCATCGCACCTGGTGTAGTCGTCGTTTATGCCCGCAATACCATTACCAATAAGATCCTAGAAGAATACGGGCTTCGCTTGATTAAGATTCGCGGAAGTGAATTGGTTCGGGGCCGTGGTGGACCTCGTTGTATGTCTATGCCATTTGAACGTGAAGAAGTATAA
- a CDS encoding alpha-L-fucosidase, whose translation MMNIKPHGPLPSQAQLVYLEDELAAFIHFGPNTFYDQEWGSGQEDPMRFNPTKLDAREWVRVLKETGFKKLILVVKHHDGFVLYPTDHTDYSIKASPWRDGKGDLLLEVSRAATEFDMDLGVYLSPWDAHSSLYHVDREGDYNAYYLAQLKEILSNPDYGNAGKFAEVWMDGARGEGAQQVNYEFETWFETIRDLQGDCLIFSTEGTSIRWIGNERGYARDPLWQKVKPDQLGTEAALDYLQHGDPSGTLFSIGEADVSLRSGWFYHEDQDPKSLEELVEIYFHSVGRGTPLLLNIPPNQDGLFDERDIQRLYEFAAYRDELYKEDLALGSKVSGPSLSEDFTCCHLTDGNETSSWASDAKLPIQLEIDLGIPKSFDVIELREDLKLGQRIAAFHVQVELDGVWQEFGSGHTVGYKRLLRGAVVEAQKIRVVITESQALPLLTKISLYKTPTLSKKEVVQQLEFSEKSLAVTKGEKAYFTVKLRECSGPLEAKISIQPGTGVHGVAYQDEIHVLHFQAGETEKRLTLPTLHFAGDKTLDFYLNLMVGGQLVDQLQVQVS comes from the coding sequence ATGATGAACATAAAACCTCATGGACCATTACCAAGTCAGGCCCAGCTAGTTTATTTAGAGGATGAACTAGCTGCCTTCATCCATTTTGGCCCCAATACCTTTTATGACCAGGAATGGGGAAGTGGGCAAGAGGATCCTATGCGTTTTAACCCGACCAAGTTGGATGCGCGTGAATGGGTTCGGGTACTCAAAGAAACGGGTTTTAAAAAGCTGATTTTGGTGGTTAAGCACCACGATGGTTTTGTCCTCTACCCGACAGATCACACAGATTATTCGATCAAGGCTAGTCCTTGGCGAGATGGAAAAGGGGACTTGCTCCTCGAAGTATCCCGAGCTGCAACTGAGTTTGACATGGATTTGGGAGTGTATTTGTCTCCTTGGGATGCCCACAGTTCCCTTTATCATGTGGACCGAGAAGGGGACTACAATGCCTATTATCTGGCTCAGTTGAAGGAAATATTATCAAATCCTGACTATGGGAATGCTGGTAAGTTCGCTGAGGTTTGGATGGATGGTGCTCGAGGCGAAGGGGCCCAGCAGGTCAACTATGAGTTTGAGACTTGGTTTGAAACCATTCGTGACTTGCAGGGCGATTGTTTGATTTTCTCAACTGAGGGAACTAGTATTCGCTGGATTGGCAATGAACGGGGCTATGCAAGGGATCCCTTGTGGCAAAAAGTCAAGCCCGACCAGTTGGGGACAGAGGCTGCATTGGATTACTTACAGCACGGAGACCCCTCTGGGACGCTATTTTCAATTGGTGAGGCAGATGTTTCTCTTCGCTCGGGCTGGTTTTACCATGAGGATCAGGATCCTAAATCTCTCGAGGAATTGGTCGAAATCTACTTTCACTCAGTAGGTCGGGGAACCCCTCTCTTGCTTAATATTCCGCCAAACCAAGATGGTCTCTTTGATGAAAGGGATATCCAGCGACTTTATGAATTTGCTGCCTATCGTGATGAGCTCTATAAAGAAGATCTGGCTCTGGGGAGCAAGGTGTCTGGACCGTCTCTCTCAGAAGACTTTACTTGTTGCCACCTGACAGATGGGAACGAGACCAGCTCTTGGGCAAGTGATGCAAAACTGCCAATTCAGTTAGAGATTGATTTAGGAATTCCTAAATCTTTTGATGTGATCGAGTTGAGGGAAGATTTGAAGCTAGGGCAACGTATCGCTGCTTTCCACGTTCAAGTAGAGTTGGATGGTGTCTGGCAGGAGTTTGGTTCGGGTCATACTGTTGGTTACAAACGCCTCTTACGAGGAGCAGTTGTTGAGGCACAGAAGATACGTGTAGTCATTACAGAATCACAGGCTTTACCTTTGTTGACCAAGATTTCACTCTATAAAACACCGACCTTGTCGAAAAAAGAAGTCGTTCAGCAACTAGAGTTTTCAGAAAAAAGCCTAGCTGTGACCAAGGGAGAAAAAGCCTATTTTACAGTCAAGCTCAGAGAATGTAGTGGTCCTTTAGAAGCTAAGATTTCGATTCAACCCGGGACGGGTGTGCATGGTGTCGCTTATCAGGACGAGATTCATGTCCTTCACTTTCAAGCTGGCGAGACTGAAAAAAGGCTGACGCTACCAACCTTGCATTTTGCAGGAGATAAAACCTTGGATTTCTATCTGAACCTAATGGTGGGTGGTCAGCTTGTGGATCAACTTCAAGTCCAAGTTTCATAA
- the arcC gene encoding carbamate kinase, giving the protein MANRKIVVALGGNAILSSDPSAKAQQEALVETAKHLVKLIKNGDDLIITHGNGPQVGNLLLQHLASDSEKNPAFPLDSLVAMTEGSIGFWLQNALQNALLDEGIEKNVASVVTQVVVDKNDPAFVDLSKPIGPFYSEEEAKAEAEKSGATFKEDAGRGWRKVVASPKPVDIKEIETIRTLLNNGQVVVAAGGGGIPVVKENNGHLTGVEAVIDKDFASQRLAELVDADLFIVLTGVDYVFVNYNKPNQEKLEHVNVAQLEEYIKQDQFAPGSMLPKVEAAIAFVNGRPEGKAVITSLENLGALIESESGTIIEKG; this is encoded by the coding sequence ATGGCAAATCGTAAAATTGTAGTAGCTTTGGGAGGAAATGCGATTCTTTCTTCTGATCCATCAGCAAAGGCTCAACAAGAAGCTTTAGTTGAAACAGCTAAGCATCTTGTAAAATTGATTAAAAATGGAGATGATTTGATTATCACTCACGGTAATGGACCTCAAGTTGGGAATCTCTTGCTCCAACATTTGGCATCAGACTCTGAAAAGAACCCTGCCTTCCCACTCGACTCACTTGTCGCTATGACAGAAGGTAGCATCGGTTTCTGGTTGCAAAATGCTTTGCAAAATGCTCTCTTGGATGAAGGCATCGAAAAAAATGTTGCCTCTGTTGTAACGCAAGTTGTCGTAGATAAAAATGATCCAGCTTTTGTTGACTTGAGTAAACCAATCGGTCCTTTCTATTCAGAAGAAGAAGCAAAAGCAGAAGCCGAAAAGAGCGGAGCAACTTTCAAGGAAGATGCTGGTCGTGGCTGGCGTAAGGTAGTTGCTTCACCAAAACCCGTTGACATCAAAGAAATTGAAACCATCCGTACTCTTTTAAATAATGGTCAAGTCGTCGTAGCTGCAGGTGGTGGCGGTATTCCCGTCGTCAAAGAAAACAATGGACATTTGACTGGTGTCGAAGCGGTTATTGATAAAGACTTCGCTTCCCAGCGTTTGGCAGAATTGGTTGATGCAGACCTCTTCATCGTTTTGACAGGTGTAGATTATGTATTTGTTAACTACAACAAACCAAACCAGGAAAAATTGGAACATGTGAATGTTGCCCAGCTGGAAGAATATATCAAACAAGATCAGTTTGCACCAGGCAGCATGCTTCCAAAAGTAGAAGCAGCTATCGCTTTTGTCAATGGTCGTCCAGAAGGAAAAGCCGTTATTACTTCCCTTGAAAACCTTGGAGCTTTGATTGAGTCTGAAAGCGGAACAATTATTGAAAAAGGGTAA
- the argF gene encoding ornithine carbamoyltransferase — MTHSVFQGRSFLAEKDFTRAELEYLIGLSAHLKDLKKRNIQHHYLAGKNIALLFEKTSTRTRAAFTTAAIDLGAHPEYLGANDIQLGKKESTEDTAKVLGRMFDGIEFRGFSQRMVEELAEFSGVPVWNGLTDEWHPTQMLADYLTVQENFGRLEGLTLVYCGDGRNNVANSLLVTGAILGVNVHIFSPKELFPEKEIVELAEGFAKESGAHILITEDADEAVKGADVLYTDVWVSMGEEDKFAERVALLKPYQVNMDLVKKANNENLIFLHCLPAFHDTHTVYGKDVAEKFGVEEMEVTDEVFRSKYARHFDQAENRMHTIKAVMAATLGNLYIPKV; from the coding sequence ATGACACATTCAGTATTCCAAGGACGTAGCTTTTTAGCAGAAAAAGACTTTACTCGCGCAGAGTTAGAATATCTTATCGGTCTTTCAGCTCACTTGAAGGATTTGAAAAAACGCAATATCCAACACCACTACCTTGCTGGTAAAAATATCGCCCTCTTGTTTGAAAAAACTTCTACTCGTACACGTGCAGCCTTTACAACTGCAGCTATTGACCTTGGTGCTCATCCAGAATACCTCGGAGCAAATGACATTCAGTTAGGTAAAAAAGAATCTACTGAAGATACTGCAAAAGTTTTGGGTCGTATGTTTGACGGGATTGAATTCCGTGGTTTCAGCCAACGTATGGTTGAAGAATTAGCAGAATTCTCAGGTGTTCCAGTATGGAACGGTCTAACTGACGAATGGCACCCAACTCAAATGTTGGCTGACTACTTGACTGTTCAAGAAAACTTCGGCCGCTTGGAAGGCTTGACATTGGTATACTGTGGTGATGGACGTAACAACGTTGCCAATAGCTTGCTCGTAACAGGTGCTATCCTTGGTGTTAATGTTCACATCTTCTCACCAAAAGAACTCTTCCCAGAAAAAGAAATCGTTGAATTGGCTGAAGGATTTGCTAAAGAAAGTGGTGCACACATCCTCATCACCGAAGATGCAGACGAAGCTGTTAAAGGTGCAGATGTACTTTATACAGACGTTTGGGTATCTATGGGTGAAGAAGACAAATTCGCAGAACGCGTTGCACTTTTGAAACCTTACCAAGTCAATATGGACTTAGTGAAAAAAGCAAACAACGAAAACTTGATCTTCCTCCACTGTTTACCAGCATTCCACGACACTCACACTGTTTATGGTAAAGATGTTGCTGAAAAATTTGGCGTAGAAGAAATGGAAGTAACAGACGAAGTCTTCCGCAGCAAGTATGCTCGCCACTTTGACCAAGCAGAAAACCGTATGCACACTATCAAAGCTGTTATGGCTGCTACTCTTGGTAACCTTTATATTCCTAAAGTATAA
- a CDS encoding YfcC family protein, with product MSEKAKKGFKMPSSYTVLLIIIAIMAVLTWIIPAGAFIEGVYNAQPQNPQGIWDVLMAPIRAMLGTHPEAGSLIKETSAAIDVAFFILMVGAFLGVVNETGALDVGIASIVKKYKGREKMLILVLMPLFALGGTTYGMGEETMAFYPLLVPVMMAVGFDSLTGVAIILLGSQIGCLASTLNPFATGIASATAGVPTAEGLVLRLIFWVVLTALSTWFVYRYADKIQKDPTKSLVYSTREEDLKHFNVEESSSVESTLSSKQKSVLFLFVLTFILMVLSFIPWEGLKVTVFNDFNAWLTGLPVIGNIIGSSTSALGTWYFPEGAMLFAFMGILIGIVYGLKEDKIISAFMNGAADLLSVALIVAIARGIQVIMNDGMITDTILNWGKEGLSGLSSQVFIVLTYIFYLPMSFLIPSSSGLASATMGIMAPLGEFVNVRPSLIITAYQSASGVLNLIAPTSGIVMGALALGRINIGTWWKFMGKLVVAIIVVTIALLLLGTFLPFL from the coding sequence ATGAGTGAAAAAGCTAAAAAAGGGTTTAAGATGCCTTCATCTTACACCGTCTTATTGATAATCATTGCTATTATGGCAGTGCTAACTTGGATTATCCCTGCGGGGGCCTTTATAGAGGGTGTTTACAATGCTCAACCTCAAAATCCACAAGGAATTTGGGATGTCCTCATGGCACCGATTCGGGCTATGTTAGGTACTCATCCAGAGGCAGGCTCACTGATTAAAGAAACCAGCGCAGCGATTGATGTAGCCTTCTTCATCCTCATGGTTGGTGCTTTCCTTGGCGTTGTCAATGAAACTGGTGCTCTTGACGTAGGGATTGCCTCTATCGTGAAGAAGTATAAAGGCCGCGAAAAAATGTTGATTTTGGTACTGATGCCTTTGTTTGCCCTCGGTGGTACAACTTATGGTATGGGTGAAGAAACAATGGCCTTCTATCCACTCCTTGTACCAGTTATGATGGCCGTTGGTTTTGATAGCTTGACTGGTGTTGCAATTATTTTGCTCGGTTCTCAAATCGGCTGTTTGGCATCTACTCTGAATCCATTTGCGACAGGTATTGCTTCAGCGACTGCGGGAGTTCCTACAGCGGAAGGTCTCGTACTTCGTCTGATTTTCTGGGTTGTCTTGACTGCTCTTAGCACTTGGTTTGTTTACCGTTATGCGGATAAGATTCAAAAAGATCCGACTAAGTCACTGGTTTATAGTACTCGCGAAGAAGATTTGAAACACTTTAACGTAGAAGAATCTTCATCTGTAGAATCTACACTTAGCAGCAAACAAAAATCAGTTCTCTTCTTATTTGTGTTGACATTCATCTTGATGGTATTGAGCTTCATTCCATGGGAAGGCTTGAAGGTAACTGTTTTTAATGACTTTAATGCTTGGTTGACTGGTCTTCCAGTTATTGGTAATATTATCGGTTCATCTACTTCTGCACTAGGTACTTGGTACTTCCCAGAAGGTGCAATGCTCTTTGCCTTTATGGGTATCCTGATTGGTATTGTTTATGGTCTTAAGGAAGATAAGATTATCTCTGCCTTCATGAATGGTGCTGCTGACTTGCTCAGTGTTGCCTTGATCGTAGCAATTGCCCGTGGTATTCAAGTTATCATGAACGACGGTATGATTACCGACACCATTCTCAACTGGGGTAAAGAAGGCTTGAGCGGTCTATCTTCACAAGTCTTTATCGTTTTAACTTATATCTTCTATCTACCTATGTCATTCTTGATCCCATCTTCATCTGGTCTTGCCAGCGCAACTATGGGTATCATGGCTCCGCTTGGAGAATTTGTAAACGTTCGTCCTAGCTTGATTATCACTGCTTACCAATCTGCTTCAGGTGTCTTGAACTTGATTGCACCAACATCTGGTATTGTGATGGGAGCTCTTGCACTTGGACGTATCAACATTGGTACTTGGTGGAAATTCATGGGCAAACTCGTAGTCGCTATTATTGTAGTGACAATCGCCCTTCTTCTCCTTGGAACCTTCCTTCCATTCCTATAA